CCGCCCGGCCGCTGGCGGCCCGGCGGCTGATCACGGTTTTCGGCGCCGGAGGCGATCGCGATCGCACCAAGCGGCCGCTCATGGGAATGGTCGCGGCGCGGCTGAGCGACGTCGTCGTCGTCACCTCGGACAACCCGCGAAGCGAGGATCCCGGCCGGATCATCGACGAGGTCAAGCGAGGCGCGGAGCCGGAAACGCGGCAGCGCGGCGCCGAGGTGCTGACGATCGTCGATCGGCGCGACGCGATCGCCCGTGCCGTCGAAAGCGCCGAATCGGGCGACGTTGTTCTCATCGCCGGCAAGGGCCACGAGAAGTACCAGGAGATCAACGGACGTGTGCTGCCGTTCGACGATGTCGCGGTGGCGCGTGAGGCGCTGGAGGCGCGGCGGGTGAAGTCGCGAGTTGGGTGAGCGAGTTGCGTCTCACGGTGAAGTGGATCGCCGACGCGGTCGGCGGCCGGATGGTGTCCGGTGAGCCGGATCAGGTGGTAGGCCATGTCACCACGGATTCGCGCTCACTCCGGCCCGGAGATTTTTTCGTGGCGCTGCGAGGCGCGCGGTTTGACGGACACGAGTTCGTTGGTGACGTGCTGAGCCGAGGGGCCACGGGCGCGATCGTGGAGCGCAGCGGGATGCCGGGTCCACAGGACCCGGCCTACGGGCCTGCCGGTGCGGCGGTCATTGAAGTCGACGACACCACGAAGGCGCTGCAGGACCTGGCGCACGCCGTGCGGAAGGCGTCCGGAACGCGCGTGGTCGCGATCACCGGCAGCGCGGGCAAGACGACGACAAAGGAAACGATCGCGGAGTTTCTGTCGGCGCGGTATCGCGTCGTGAAGAACAAGGGGAATCTGAACAATCACATCGGGCTGCCGTTGTCGCTGATGCAGCTTCGCGAACAGCCAGACGTCGCCGTCATGGAACTTGGGATGAATCACCCCGGGGAAATCAGCACGCTCGTCGCCATCGCGGAGCCGGAGGTGCGCGTCTGGACCAACGTGGGCGACGCGCACCTCGGGTTCTTCGAATCGCCCGATGCGATTGCCGACGCGAAAGCAGAGATCCTCGAGAGCGCCGGTCCAGCCCACGTGCTCGTCTGCAACGCCGACGACCCACGCGTGATCGCGAGGGCCGCCGGCTTTGCGGGCCGCACGCTGACCTTCGGCACGTCCGAGGGCGCAACGGTTCGCGCCACGGACGTCGAAGACCTCGGCCTCGACGGGATGCGCGCGCACGTGACGACACCCGCCGGCGACATGGATGTGCACACCCCGCTCCTCGGACGCGGGAACCTCGCCAACGTGCTGGCAGCCACCGCTGTCGCCGTCGATTTTGGCGTCGGGCTCAAGGACATCGCTGCCGCGGCGTCGCGACTCACGCCGGCGGATCGACGTGGCGAGGTGCGGCGGCTGCGCGACCGGATCACGCTCATCGACGATTCCTACAACTCGAGTCCCGCCGCGCTCAAGCGGGCGCTCGAGGTGCTCGCGAACGAAACGCGCGCGTCGCGAAAGGTGGCGGTGCTCGGCGAGATGCTCGAGCTCGGGGAGCACTCGACGGAGCTGCACCGCCAGTCGGGCCGCGCCGCGGCGGATGCGGGCGTCGATCTGTTGTTTGCGATTGGCGGCACACCTGCGCGTGCACTCGCGGACGCAGCCATCGACGCGGGAATGCAGCAGACCGCTGTCAATTATTTCGAGAGCAGCGAAGCGGCGGCCTCTGCCGCGGCGGCATCCATCAAGCCGGGCGACGTCGTCCTCGTCAAAGGCTCTCGCGGTACGCGCACCGACGTGGTGGCTGACCGGATCGCGGCGGAGCACGCCTGATGCTGTATTACCTCCTGCCGCCACTCTCACCGATGTTTGGCGTGCTCAACGTGA
This DNA window, taken from Candidatus Rokuibacteriota bacterium, encodes the following:
- the murF gene encoding UDP-N-acetylmuramoyl-tripeptide--D-alanyl-D-alanine ligase, encoding MSELRLTVKWIADAVGGRMVSGEPDQVVGHVTTDSRSLRPGDFFVALRGARFDGHEFVGDVLSRGATGAIVERSGMPGPQDPAYGPAGAAVIEVDDTTKALQDLAHAVRKASGTRVVAITGSAGKTTTKETIAEFLSARYRVVKNKGNLNNHIGLPLSLMQLREQPDVAVMELGMNHPGEISTLVAIAEPEVRVWTNVGDAHLGFFESPDAIADAKAEILESAGPAHVLVCNADDPRVIARAAGFAGRTLTFGTSEGATVRATDVEDLGLDGMRAHVTTPAGDMDVHTPLLGRGNLANVLAATAVAVDFGVGLKDIAAAASRLTPADRRGEVRRLRDRITLIDDSYNSSPAALKRALEVLANETRASRKVAVLGEMLELGEHSTELHRQSGRAAADAGVDLLFAIGGTPARALADAAIDAGMQQTAVNYFESSEAAASAAAASIKPGDVVLVKGSRGTRTDVVADRIAAEHA
- a CDS encoding cyanophycin synthetase, which gives rise to ARPLAARRLITVFGAGGDRDRTKRPLMGMVAARLSDVVVVTSDNPRSEDPGRIIDEVKRGAEPETRQRGAEVLTIVDRRDAIARAVESAESGDVVLIAGKGHEKYQEINGRVLPFDDVAVAREALEARRVKSRVG